One genomic segment of Brassica napus cultivar Da-Ae chromosome A3, Da-Ae, whole genome shotgun sequence includes these proteins:
- the LOC106386235 gene encoding leucine-rich repeat extensin-like protein 4 — translation MTKKKKDDDFKLLCLLLFLTSSIQTDASFGVGGGVGVGIGGGVVGGGGVWIGGGNGNTVPTTAPNSAVYNALQAWKAAITEDPSGVLKTWVGSDVCSYKGVFCSGQSITAIDLNHANLKGVLVKDLAYLSDLNILHLNSNRFYGQVPESFKDLDSLQELDLSNNRLSGPFPLVTIYIPNLVYLDLRFNSFSGFLPEALFNKRLDAIFLNNNQFEGEIPGNLGNSPASVINLANNKFSGEIPTSFGLTGSRVREVLLLNNQLTGCIPESVGMFSEIEVFDVSHNSLMGHVPDTISCLSEIEILNLAHNRFSGEVPDLVCSLRSLINLTVSFNFFSGISSECSRVSFGFDFAGNCIPGRNSQRPEPDCSGYSGGAMSCYRTPLQPLACAAISIGLKEKFSRYTSSNP, via the coding sequence atgacaaagaagaagaaagacgacGACTTTAAGCTCCTCTGTTTGCTCTTGTTTCTAACTAGTTCGATTCAGACAGATGCTTCCTTTGGTGTAGGAGGCGGCGTTGGGGTCGGAATAGGCGGTGGTGTTGTCGGCGGCGGTGGAGTTTGGATTGGCGGCGGTAACGGGAACACCGTTCCAACAACAGCTCCAAACAGCGCGGTTTACAATGCTCTTCAAGCCTGGAAAGCCGCCATTACAGAGGATCCTTCCGGTGTTCTGAAGACATGGGTTGGTTCAGATGTTTGTTCTTACAAAGGGGTTTTCTGCTCTGGTCAGTCTATAACCGCCATAGATCTTAACCATGCAAATCTCAAAGGCGTCCTCGTGAAAGACCTCGCTTACCTCTCCGACCTCAACATTCTTCATCTCAACAGTAACAGATTCTACGGCCAAGTCCCAGAGTCCTTCAAAGACTTGGACTCTCTCCAGGAGCTTGATCTCAGCAACAATAGACTCTCAGGTCCTTTCCCGTTAGTCACAATCTACATACCAAACCTGGTTTACCTCGACCTCCGGTTTAATAGCTTCTCAGGGTTCCTCCCTGAAGCTCTCTTCAACAAGAGACTAGACGCTATCTTCCTCAACAACAACCAATTCGAAGGAGAGATCCCCGGGAACCTCGGAAACTCTCCTGCTTCTGTGATCAATCTCGCTAATAATAAATTCTCCGGCGAGATTCCGACGAGTTTCGGCCTCACCGGTTCGAGAGTGAGAGAGGTTCTGCTGTTGAATAACCAGTTAACCGGATGCATACCGGAATCTGTAGGAATGTTCTCGGAGATTGAAGTCTTTGACGTGAGCCACAACTCCTTGATGGGTCATGTCCCCGACACGATCTCCTGCCTGTCGGAGATTGAAATTTTGAATCTTGCTCACAATAGATTCTCCGGGGAGGTTCCTGACTTGGTCTGCTCGTTGAGGAGCCTGATAAACCTCACCGTTTCGTTCAATTTCTTCTCCGGGATTAGCTCCGAGTGCTCAAGAGTTAGCTTCGGGTTTGACTTCGCCGGGAACTGTATCCCCGGGAGAAACTCGCAGCGGCCGGAGCCTGATTGCTCTGGTTACTCCGGCGGCGCGATGAGCTGCTACAGGACGCCGTTGCAGCCTCTGGCTTGCGCTGCGATAAGCATCGGACTGAAAGAGAAGTTCAGTCGCTACACTTCGTCTAATCCATGA
- the LOC106386245 gene encoding acid phosphatase 1 → MASPRGLPISFIVLTLFTFLPNHATSLRTSFIKLPGSDGSRSSAADTYCESWRLAAETNNAGTWDVIPSVCVDSVAGYLNGDQYASDYGVIADYALAFAKTVQVSGDGKDVWIFDIDETLLTNLDYYKAHGYGSEPFESNSFNEWVVEGTAPAFEASLRLYNALKKLGFTIVLLTGRDEHQRSVTETNLRDAGYSGWERLLLRGPEDQGKSATNYKSEQRSKLIEKGFKIRGNTGDQWSDLLGFAVADRSFKVPNPMYYIP, encoded by the exons ATGGCGTCTCCTCGTGGCCTTCCGATATCCTTCATCGTCCTCACTCTATTCACCTTCTTACCAAATCACGCAACCTCTCTCCGCACCTCCTTCATCAAGCTCCCGGGAAGCGACGGATCTCGCTCCTCCGCCGCGGATACTTACTGCGAGAGCTGGAGGTTGGCCGCGGAGACCAACAACGCCGGCACCTGGGATGTGATCCCCTCCGTGTGCGTTGATTCCGTCGCCGGTTATCTCAACGGAGACCAGTACGCATCCGATTACGGCGTCATCGCCGATTACGCGCTCGCCTTCGCGAAAACGGTTCAGGTTTCCGGCGACGGCAAGGACGTCTGGATCTTCGATATCGACGAGACGCTCCTCACGAATTTAGACTACTACAAGGCTCATGGTTACGG GTCTGAACCGTTTGAGTCTAATAGCTTCAACGAGTGGGTGGTAGAAGGAACAGCTCCAGCTTTTGAAGCGAGCTTGAGACTGTACAATGCTCTCAAGAAACTCGGTTTCACCATCGTTCTCCTAACTGGTCGAGACGAGCACCAAAGAAGTGTCACCGAGACTAATCTCCGAGACGCCGGTTACTCCGGTTGGGAAAGGCTCCTCTTGAG AGGTCCTGAAGATCAAGGGAAGTCAGCTACGAACTACAAGTCCGAGCAGCGGTCGAAGTTGATCGAGAAAGGCTTCAAGATCCGTGGCAACACCGGCGATCAATGGAGCGATCTTCTCGGCTTCGCCGTGGCTGATCGTTCTTTCAAAGTCCCAAACCCAATGTACTACATTCCTTGA